The nucleotide sequence CTCGGCCAGGACCCGGACAAGCTCGCGGTGTCCGTGCACGAGGTGCTGCTCGGCGAGGTCGAACCGAGCGCGGCGCTGGTCACCACGCCGGAGGGCATGACGCTGCTGCCCGCTAACATCGACCTGGCCGGCGCCGAGGCGATGCTGCTCATGCGGGCCGGACGCGAGTACGCGCTCAAGCGGGCGCTGGCGAAGATCGCCTCGGACTTCGACGTCGTGGTGATCGACTGCCCGCCGTCGCTGGGCGTCCTGACCCTCAACGGCCTGACCGCCGCCGCCGAGGTCATCGTGCCCCTGCAGTGCGAGACGCTCGCGCACCGCGGCGTCGGGCAGTTCCTGCGGACCGTGAACGACGTGCAGCAGATCACCAACGCCGACCTGGTGCTGCTCGGGGCGTTGCCGACGCTCTACGACTCGCGGACCACGCACAGCCGGGACGTCATCTTCGACGTCGCCGACCGCTACGAGCTGCCCGTGCTCGCACCGCCCATCCCGCGTACCGTGCGTTTCGCCGAGGCCAGCGCGTCGGGATCGTCGGTGCTCAGCGGACGAAAGAACAAGGGCGCCCTGGCCTACCGGGAACTCGCCGAGGCGCTGCTCAAGCACTGGAAGTCCGGCAAGGACCTGCCGACCTTCACTCCGGAGATCTAGCTCAGCCGCTCCTGCCTATGGGCGGCTCAGCCGCCGAGCGCCACCAGGGCGTCGCCCCGCTGCTCCAGCACGACCGACCCCGCCACGGCGGGGACCACCGGGTCCGGCCCCGCCTGCCGCGTCAGCGCGATGTGCCGCTCCCCGGCGCCGGTCTTCGGGTCGAATACGTCGTATCCCTCGGTGACCGGCACCAGCAGGCGGCCGGCCATTTCGACGCCGGGGCCGACGGGTGCCTGCCCGTTGACGGGATTGACGGTGAAGCGGTAGCGCAGTCCGTCGACGGCGAACACCAGCAGGGAGTCGCCCGTCCACCAGGTGACGAGGTCGCCGGCGCGCGTCACCGCGGCCTCCTCCGACGCCGGTGCGGGCAGCAGGGTGCTGGCGACGGTGGCCCCGGTGTCGTCGATGACGTTGACCGTGGGTTTCGGCGACGGCAGGTAGACGGCGGTCATCGTGTCGGACACCGCGATCACCCGGGCGTCGGAATCGGCGGGCACGCCGGGCAGCTCGACGAACTTCGTCTCCGGT is from Mycolicibacterium grossiae and encodes:
- a CDS encoding ParA family protein yields the protein MVGVTRVLAVANQKGGVAKTTTVASLGAAMAEKGQRVLLVDLDPQGSLTFSLGQDPDKLAVSVHEVLLGEVEPSAALVTTPEGMTLLPANIDLAGAEAMLLMRAGREYALKRALAKIASDFDVVVIDCPPSLGVLTLNGLTAAAEVIVPLQCETLAHRGVGQFLRTVNDVQQITNADLVLLGALPTLYDSRTTHSRDVIFDVADRYELPVLAPPIPRTVRFAEASASGSSVLSGRKNKGALAYRELAEALLKHWKSGKDLPTFTPEI